The following coding sequences are from one Danio rerio strain Tuebingen ecotype United States chromosome 21, GRCz12tu, whole genome shotgun sequence window:
- the cxxc5a gene encoding CXXC-type zinc finger protein 5 isoform X2 produces the protein MSGGQPEGSRTPKAQDQDTDQDCGEDSPVIERRNRSGIISEPLSKSLKRSRTLSQYTAACPQTANGLKHNGQAKSHTAKPAQPAQQQPQQPSASALVPSKLDRTLEQVLEGQNGLLHFAQAAALLKRAGMEHMLLPGGMGVGVGGGEVGSVDLEGATVADTVGGHTDFPYGVGGGFPFNPGLFIMTPAGVFLADSALHMAGLTEYPVQSELASAISSGKKKRKRCGMCPPCRRRINCEQCSSCRNRKTGHQICKFRKCEELKKKPSAALEVMLPTGAAFRWFQ, from the coding sequence ATGTCTGGCGGACAGCCGGAGGGCAGCCGGACACCCAAGGCCCAGGACCAGGACACAGACCAGGACTGTGGGGAGGACAGTCCTGTTATCGAACGCCGTAACCGAAGCGGCATCATCAGCGAGCCTCTTAGCAAGAGCCTGAAGAGGTCTCGCACCCTCTCACAGTACACAGCCGCATGTCCCCAGACCGCCAACGGACTGAAACACAACGGTCAGGCTAAGAGCCACACGGCCAAGCCTGCCCAGCCTGCCCAGCAGCAGCCACAGCAGCCTTCCGCCTCGGCCTTGGTGCCGAGCAAGCTGGACCGAACCCTGGAGCAGGTGTTGGAGGGACAGAATGGCCTGTTGCACTTTGCCCAGGCAGCTGCGCTGCTCAAGCGGGCGGGCATGGAGCACATGCTGCTGCCAGGAGGAATGGGCGTGGGCGTGGGTGGGGGTGAGGTTGGGTCGGTCGACCTGGAGGGGGCAACGGTAGCTGACACAGTTGGGGGTCACACAGATTTCCCGTATGGTGTGGGCGGTGGCTTCCCCTTCAACCCGGGGCTGTTCATCATGACGCCGGCTGGAGTCTTCCTCGCCGACAGCGCACTGCACATGGCAGGCTTGACGGAGTACCCAGTGCAAAGCGAGCTGGCCTCCGCCATTAGCTCCGGGAAGAAGAAAAGGAAACGGTGTGGGATGTGTCCACCTTGTCGGCGCAGGATTAACTGCGAGCAGTGCAGCAGTTGCCGGAACCGAAAGACGGGCCACCAGATCTGCAAGTTCCGCAAGTGTGAGGAGCTCAAGAAGAAACCGTCTGCTGCACTGGAG
- the cxxc5a gene encoding CXXC-type zinc finger protein 5 isoform X1, with protein sequence MSGGQPEGSRTPKAQDQDTDQDCGEDSPVIERRNRSGIISEPLSKSLKRSRTLSQYTAACPQTANGLKHNGQAKSHTAKPAQPAQQQPQQPSASALVPSKLDRTLEQVLEGQNGLLHFAQAAALLKRAGMEHMLLPGGMGVGVGGGEVGSVDLEGATVADTVGGHTDFPYGVGGGFPFNPGLFIMTPAGVFLADSALHMAGLTEYPVQSELASAISSGKKKRKRCGMCPPCRRRINCEQCSSCRNRKTGHQICKFRKCEELKKKPSAALEKVMLPTGAAFRWFQ encoded by the coding sequence ATGTCTGGCGGACAGCCGGAGGGCAGCCGGACACCCAAGGCCCAGGACCAGGACACAGACCAGGACTGTGGGGAGGACAGTCCTGTTATCGAACGCCGTAACCGAAGCGGCATCATCAGCGAGCCTCTTAGCAAGAGCCTGAAGAGGTCTCGCACCCTCTCACAGTACACAGCCGCATGTCCCCAGACCGCCAACGGACTGAAACACAACGGTCAGGCTAAGAGCCACACGGCCAAGCCTGCCCAGCCTGCCCAGCAGCAGCCACAGCAGCCTTCCGCCTCGGCCTTGGTGCCGAGCAAGCTGGACCGAACCCTGGAGCAGGTGTTGGAGGGACAGAATGGCCTGTTGCACTTTGCCCAGGCAGCTGCGCTGCTCAAGCGGGCGGGCATGGAGCACATGCTGCTGCCAGGAGGAATGGGCGTGGGCGTGGGTGGGGGTGAGGTTGGGTCGGTCGACCTGGAGGGGGCAACGGTAGCTGACACAGTTGGGGGTCACACAGATTTCCCGTATGGTGTGGGCGGTGGCTTCCCCTTCAACCCGGGGCTGTTCATCATGACGCCGGCTGGAGTCTTCCTCGCCGACAGCGCACTGCACATGGCAGGCTTGACGGAGTACCCAGTGCAAAGCGAGCTGGCCTCCGCCATTAGCTCCGGGAAGAAGAAAAGGAAACGGTGTGGGATGTGTCCACCTTGTCGGCGCAGGATTAACTGCGAGCAGTGCAGCAGTTGCCGGAACCGAAAGACGGGCCACCAGATCTGCAAGTTCCGCAAGTGTGAGGAGCTCAAGAAGAAACCGTCTGCTGCACTGGAG